CTTCTATTTATCTTCTTATCTTTTTGGTGTTGTACTGCAGCTGGTGACTCAGAATGGAAGTGCTACATCCCCTTGTCTCTATAAGCTCTGGTGGGCTAacatctgctttttccttcatgCAGTTTAGCCCAAAGGAAGGTTCTGACACTGTCATCATGGGGGATGAAAGCAATGCATCTGCTGTGTCTACCTCAGAGCACAAATGTGAGAATTATGAAGGTGAGTGCCAGCTTTTCCATGGTAACTGGCTGTACAAGTACGTCTGCTCCTTCTCCAGCATGACATGTTGAGCTTTGTATCAGGAAACAGCTGGAGGAGGGTGTTGGGAGACTAATAAAAACCTGTTGTGGAATATAATCTTTAAAACTCATCATTTTATGGCAAAGATTGAGGGAAATGCAAATGTCTGCCACTTCATGATAGGCGTGTTTTCTAGCTTAGGTACTTTATCTCCTAAATAAAACACTGAGTAAATTGACAGGTTGAGCCCCAAAAGCACATCTATCACTAACCATTGCCATCAAAAATCTTACAGGCCTTGCTGAAGGGTATTGTAAATGCTGAAATTAGACTTGTATCTATTTATcttcccaagggaccctctccTCTGATTACTCAGAATGCAGCCTGAGCTGTCTGCAGTCGTTACCTGCAAACCAATCAGGAATATGAGTAAcaatggatattttttttccatccagctTAAGTATCACACAGCTCCTTCATACTTAgacatttcctttgttttaatgtCTGGGGTTTTCTTGCTGCTTCAGTCATGGATTTCTGATGTTATGGAAAcgattttcctgtttttttccaccttctgCTCACAGATTGTTCTCACATCAAGGAACTTAATTTGTAAAAACAGATCATCTTTGCAATGTGTGGGTATTTCTGGATAAAATGAgagcagtaaatattttcttggcTGTGTGTGCAGAGGAGGTAGAAACAGTCCTTGTTGGCGCCTTTGAAGCTCTCAGCAGTGAGGAGGGTTTGTTTCAAGGTTGTCTTGAAATTTAGACCTCTGAGTTGAGGACTGGAGGCTGAACTGAATGTGCTAAAAAGGAGGCTGAAGCAGGGAGTTATAGAGGATAGATTTTTTACCTTTCCATTTCCTGATTTGACCCTGGTTTGGGAATTCAGGAGCTCCCATCATCTGAAATTTGAACAAAATTCAAACTGGTTCTTTCTATATTTTAAGCACTCCAAGAAATCTGCTCACTGTTGATTTGGATAGTTTTCTGAAGGGAGAATTTATATTTGTGTATTCCTTCTTAGAAGTATGATAATGCTATATAGAACATGCAGTTATAGAGATGCTGGGAGCTCTGGAATGCTTTTTTGACCTCTGGCTATGTGCTGACTGTTTTGCCAGATTCACTTGGGTAGATACACCAGTGCAGTTGTGTGGCAGATCTAACATCTCAGTACACTCATACAAACTTCAAAGCTCCTAGCAGTAATTCTGGCTGTAAGACAGTGGAAGAAAGGTATCTCAAGTCAGACGGGGCCAGATTTGTCTCTGCTAGTCTCTTTATTGATGTAGGTGTGGCATGACTTAGATTCTACTTGGCTCTTACAGACAAAGACTTAATAGAAAACCTCTCTAAAAGCAAGAAGCCTAAACTGGACCTAGTGTTTGAGGAATGGGATGTAGCTGGTCTTCCATGGTGGTTTTTAGGCAACCTCAGAAGCAATTACAAGTCCAGAAGTAATGGATCAACAGATATTCAGACTAACCAGGTGTGTAGACATTTTAAAGAGGTGCATTGtattctcttcctctcctcttctgttttccaagtaATATATTAttgtcctttctcttcccttcccgCTTCAGGATTTTCAGCCTCCCCCTTCTGTGTTCCAGTCCCAGCCTTTCACATCAGGTGGTTGGTTACCTTTATAGTGTTCTTAAATAAACTAGGCCCTTCTGCACTCcagagctttgatggtattgCAGTAGGCGCCCCTTCCCCGTGTTGAAAGTTGTTACTCAGTGCAGATGGTGGTACCTCATACAGCTGTATGGCCAGCTTGCAAGGGGAATGAGCATCGTGCTGCTTGGTAAGAGGGGTGTCTTTGTGAGAGTAGTGCAGTGCCCCTTTCTCTCCTAGGCATGACTGGAGAAGCAGCCCAGGgcctggaaggaaaaagggagaggTATTTCCTGCAGccatggctgcagtgctggtccTTCTGCTGTTGGTACTCTGAGCTCTAAGTggtctcttctgtttcttctccaaTAGGACATAGACACTGCCATTGTTTCAGATACTACTGATGACTTGTGGTTCCTCAACGAAAGTCCCTTGGATCAGACCAACACAGCAGTCAAAATGGAAACAGCTGACTGTGAGGAAGTGAAGGAAGGTGACAAAAAGGTACCTTTTCAAACAGATACCACACGTGTGTGCCACCAGTTGGCCTTGTCTAAATGATCTCAATGAAATGCAGAAccctttgtttttccccagcctTTCAGTGCTGTGTTATCATGTGAGGAGCTAAATCTGTAACCACCCAGAGTTTGTGTTAGAAAAGGCTGTCACCATTCCATACACAGAGTGATAGCTTTCCTTCTAGTCAGTTTGGGTTTTGGTTTAAATGCGTGTATTTTCAAGGcacaaaattaatttaatattacTGACTAATCTGAGGTTTTAATTAGGTTAGTCACAAGAGGAATTAATCAGATGTGtgttaaaataattcagttcaTGATTCATGAGATTTAGTAGGAGCACTCAGGTATTTGTGTTTGCATTGATGTGATTGTTTGCGTGCATTAGAGAGAGATATGAATTCATCACAAGAAAATCTGACTGTAAAACAGCTCAGTGCAAGTTATCAACAGCCCGGAATAGATAAAGTACACAAAATGACTTTTCATTCACTTTGTGAATTAATTCTCATGGTGATTATATCATTTTAGTTTTTCTGTACAGAGCTAGGCACATCATAAGTACAGATTGTTGCAGCTCTTCTGACAGCGTATCTACTTTTCCCAGGTGACTGAGGATGCATGTTTGCATGACTTTGAAGATTCTCAGTGTTTAAGCGACGACACAGATACAGAAGCTGCTTCTGAGGTAGGCATCCCTTGGGTCAGCGTTCCTTGCTTGCAGTATGCTGCAGCCCTAGCTGTATTTAGGAAAActgctctcccagctcctcctaCAGCTCCTTCTTGCAGTAGGAGAAGCATTAGGATGTCCCTGGCATAGGCCAGCTGAATCATAGCTCTTGCCCTTGCTTTCTGGGCTAACCAAGTAAGCCACTGTCAATTGTGCACATTCAACAGATGCCAAATGATTATGGAGTCTGGAAAATGTATTCCTAACTGATTCCAGGAGCTCTACCCTTGAATTTCAATAAACTGCACAGCTTGAGAATGCTGTATTCTTCCACAGgctgggaagaaggaaggacaAAGTTTAATGCTTAAGGAGAGACCTGCATTTTTAGAATGCACAGGGTACTAAAATTAGGCTTTCTGAGGTGCTGATAATTGAAGTAGCAATCACACATCTGCAAGCCTCAGTAATAATGTCCTCTCTTGATGAAgcttctttgctgcttttcctttgttgaaGAAAAGAATTGTTAGCAAGAATGCACTaacctgctgctgtttttgtctGCCCCAATCGTTCTTCAGGACTGCTGGCAATGCACCAAATGCAAGAAGTTTAACTCTCCAGGCAAACGGTACTGTTACCGCTGCTGGGCCTTACGGAAGGACTGGTACTCAGATTGTCCCAAACTCActcattctctttctctgtccaaCATTGATGctatgcaaaatgaaaacagtgatgAAGGGATAGATGTCCCAGACTGCCGAAGGACTATTTCTGCTCCAGTTGGCCCACCTAAAGACATGTATGTGGTAGAAAACAAATCCCACGTAGATCCCTGTGGCTCTATTGAGTCCTTGGATTTGGCACGAGAATGTGAAAGGAGGGACTCTCTGTTGAGTTTCACTGAGcataaaaaggaggaagaaatacaGTCTTTAGAGAGTATAAAAAAGTTACTGAATCCTTGCTTCCTATGCCATCACAGACCGCGAGATGGGAATATTGTCCATGGGAGGACTGCTCACCTTGTGGCCTGTTTCAAGTGtgcaaagatgctgaagaaaaggAGATCACCTTGCCCAGTGTgcaggaaagacattgagatGGTGATTAGAATCTTTATGGGGTAGTTGTGCTTCTTCAGGCCTTCTCTGCTGAAGCATAGCACATGTATTTTCTTGCACTCTACACAGACCCTAACTTCAGAGCTCAGAGCATGAATACCAAAGACAATTAAGATTCCAAACTGACCAAGAGCACAGAAATCAACCCTGTACGTCGTATGAAGCAGTGTCCATTTCTGCTATCTACTTAAATGAAAGCCTGTTGGGAGCGGGGAGGGACCAGTGTGTTGGTATTGATGCCCTAGCTTTGAAATTATctaaatcttttattttgagTTCAGTAGCTTCAGAAGGATTCTCTGTTCTGATAACTGTTCCTTGCAGAAAG
Above is a window of Gallus gallus isolate bGalGal1 chromosome 26, bGalGal1.mat.broiler.GRCg7b, whole genome shotgun sequence DNA encoding:
- the MDM4 gene encoding protein Mdm4 isoform X2 translates to MLLNLFVYSLHLVIWGEACSSFSRFSPLEKAGLFHKQLITATMTSSSSAQHPAAENACRITLGQANQVRPKLPLLKILQAAGAQGETFTLKEVMHYLGQYIMVRQLYDKRQQHMVYCGGDQLGELLGLESFSVKDPSPVYEMLKRNLTSAAMTDAAQNLAKEQSVDKPSQDQLKFSPKEGSDTVIMGDESNASAVSTSEHKCENYEDKDLIENLSKSKKPKLDLVFEEWDVAGLPWWFLGNLRSNYKSRSNGSTDIQTNQDIDTAIVSDTTDDLWFLNESPLDQTNTAVKMETADCEEVKEGDKKVTEDACLHDFEDSQCLSDDTDTEAASEDCWQCTKCKKFNSPGKRYCYRCWALRKDWYSDCPKLTHSLSLSNIDAMQNENSDEGIDVPDCRRTISAPVGPPKDMYVVENKSHVDPCGSIESLDLARECERRDSLLSFTEHKKEEEIQSLESIKKLLNPCFLCHHRPRDGNIVHGRTAHLVACFKCAKMLKKRRSPCPVCRKDIEMVIRIFMG
- the MDM4 gene encoding protein Mdm4 isoform X1, encoding MTSSSSAQHPAAENACRITLGQANQVRPKLPLLKILQAAGAQGETFTLKEVMHYLGQYIMVRQLYDKRQQHMVYCGGDQLGELLGLESFSVKDPSPVYEMLKRNLTSAAMTDAAQNLAKEQSVDKPSQDQLKFSPKEGSDTVIMGDESNASAVSTSEHKCENYEDKDLIENLSKSKKPKLDLVFEEWDVAGLPWWFLGNLRSNYKSRSNGSTDIQTNQDIDTAIVSDTTDDLWFLNESPLDQTNTAVKMETADCEEVKEGDKKVTEDACLHDFEDSQCLSDDTDTEAASEDCWQCTKCKKFNSPGKRYCYRCWALRKDWYSDCPKLTHSLSLSNIDAMQNENSDEGIDVPDCRRTISAPVGPPKDMYVVENKSHVDPCGSIESLDLARECERRDSLLSFTEHKKEEEIQSLESIKKLLNPCFLCHHRPRDGNIVHGRTAHLVACFKCAKMLKKRRSPCPVCRKDIEMVIRIFMG